The Clostridium sp. AWRP genome has a window encoding:
- the thiC gene encoding phosphomethylpyrimidine synthase ThiC: protein MNYTTQMDAAKKGIITKEMERVAAKENMKSLQLMELVAQGQVVIPANKNHNALDPEGVGQGLKTKINVNLGISKDCNCIEDELEKVKIALEMKAEAIMDLSCFGKTEEFRTKLVEMSAAMIGTVPMYDAIGFYDKELKDITEEELLGVIEKHAQNGVDFMTIHAGINRETAAVFRRTERLMNIVSRGGSLIYAWMQLNEKENPFYEHFDKVLDICEKYDVTISLGDACRPGAIKDSTDASQIKELMTLGELAKRAWERNVQVMIEGPGHMSLDEIKANMQIEKKLCHNAPFYVLGPLVTDIAPGYDHITSAIGGAIAASSGADFLCYVTPAEHLRLPNLEDMKEGIIATKIAAHAGDIAKGIKGARDWDNAMSKARRELNWKKIFDLSIDPEKARRYREESKPEDEHTCTMCGKMCAVRNMNKVMEGKNLNVLRDDD, encoded by the coding sequence ATGAATTACACAACACAAATGGATGCTGCTAAAAAAGGTATAATTACAAAGGAAATGGAGAGAGTAGCTGCTAAAGAAAACATGAAATCACTACAACTAATGGAATTAGTTGCGCAGGGTCAAGTTGTAATACCAGCTAATAAAAATCATAATGCATTAGATCCGGAAGGTGTAGGACAAGGACTCAAAACTAAGATAAATGTAAATTTGGGAATTTCAAAGGACTGCAATTGCATAGAGGATGAATTAGAAAAGGTTAAGATAGCTTTAGAAATGAAAGCAGAAGCTATAATGGATTTAAGCTGCTTTGGAAAAACTGAAGAATTTAGAACTAAACTAGTAGAAATGTCAGCTGCTATGATAGGAACAGTGCCTATGTATGATGCCATAGGATTTTATGATAAAGAATTAAAAGACATAACTGAAGAGGAACTTTTAGGTGTAATTGAAAAGCATGCGCAGAATGGTGTGGATTTTATGACTATTCATGCAGGTATAAATAGAGAAACTGCAGCAGTATTTAGGAGAACTGAAAGACTTATGAACATTGTATCCAGAGGGGGATCCTTAATATATGCATGGATGCAATTAAATGAAAAAGAAAATCCTTTTTACGAGCATTTTGATAAGGTTTTAGATATATGTGAAAAATATGATGTAACTATAAGTTTAGGAGATGCTTGCAGACCAGGTGCTATAAAGGATTCTACAGATGCTTCACAAATTAAGGAGCTTATGACTTTAGGAGAGCTTGCCAAAAGAGCTTGGGAGAGAAATGTACAAGTTATGATAGAAGGACCAGGGCATATGAGTTTAGATGAAATAAAAGCAAATATGCAGATAGAAAAGAAATTGTGTCATAATGCACCGTTTTATGTGTTAGGACCTTTAGTTACAGATATAGCACCAGGTTATGATCACATTACATCAGCTATAGGAGGAGCAATAGCTGCATCTTCAGGAGCAGATTTTCTATGTTATGTAACTCCAGCAGAACATTTAAGACTTCCAAACTTAGAAGATATGAAAGAAGGAATCATAGCTACTAAAATTGCAGCTCATGCAGGAGATATTGCAAAGGGAATAAAAGGGGCAAGAGATTGGGACAATGCTATGAGTAAAGCTAGAAGAGAGCTTAATTGGAAAAAAATATTTGATTTATCTATAGATCCAGAAAAGGCAAGAAGATACAGAGAAGAATCAAAACCAGAAGATGAACATACATGTACTATGTGTGGAAAAATGTGTGCTGTTAGAAATATGAATAAGGTTATGGAAGGAAAAAATTTAAATGTTTTAAGAGATGATGATTAA
- a CDS encoding aminotransferase class V-fold PLP-dependent enzyme, with the protein MGIYLDNAATSYPKPPAVVDAISNFMKNIGATAGRGAYKSAIEADRLVFNCRDSICKLFNGKDPSNIIFTYNITDSLNLIINGVLNQGDHVITSSLEHNSVWRPLKTLERDIGIEISTLPCTNEGISKACDIEKLIKKNTKLIVFTHASNVLGTIQPIREIGAIARKHKILFLVDSAQTAGAYPIDVQKDNIDILAFTGHKSLLGPTGTGGLLINCDTNCIRPLKSGGTGEDSKNPYQPDYYPNKLEAGTLNVAGIVGLGEGIKYIYDLGVQKIRDTENKIIEYALKRLEEVPGIHIYGPKDAEKIVGVISFNIENMSGEDIAFKLDKEYDIMIRVGFHCAPTAHRIMGTYEIGAMRIGIGYFNEKQDIDALINALKNIVFEK; encoded by the coding sequence TTGGGAATTTATTTAGACAACGCTGCTACATCTTATCCAAAACCACCTGCAGTTGTAGATGCAATTTCAAATTTTATGAAGAACATAGGCGCTACTGCAGGAAGAGGAGCTTACAAATCAGCTATTGAAGCTGATAGACTTGTATTTAACTGCAGAGATAGTATATGTAAGTTATTTAACGGTAAAGACCCTTCTAACATAATCTTTACTTACAACATAACAGATTCACTTAATCTAATAATAAACGGAGTTTTAAATCAAGGAGATCATGTTATCACAAGTAGCTTGGAGCATAATTCTGTATGGAGACCTTTAAAAACTCTTGAACGGGACATAGGTATAGAAATATCTACACTTCCCTGTACAAATGAAGGAATATCAAAAGCCTGTGACATAGAAAAATTAATAAAGAAAAATACTAAGCTAATTGTATTCACTCATGCTTCTAACGTGCTTGGAACTATTCAACCTATAAGGGAGATAGGCGCTATAGCTAGAAAACATAAAATTCTATTTTTAGTAGATAGTGCACAGACAGCCGGAGCTTATCCTATTGATGTACAAAAAGACAACATAGATATTCTTGCCTTCACAGGTCATAAAAGTCTTTTGGGACCTACTGGCACAGGAGGACTTTTAATAAATTGCGATACTAATTGTATAAGGCCATTAAAATCTGGAGGAACTGGTGAAGATTCCAAAAATCCATACCAACCTGATTATTATCCTAATAAATTAGAAGCAGGCACCTTAAATGTAGCTGGAATAGTTGGTTTAGGAGAAGGAATTAAGTACATATATGATCTAGGAGTACAAAAGATAAGAGATACAGAAAATAAAATAATTGAGTATGCCCTCAAGAGATTAGAGGAAGTTCCAGGAATTCATATATATGGCCCAAAAGATGCGGAAAAAATAGTAGGTGTCATTTCATTTAATATAGAGAATATGTCTGGTGAAGATATTGCTTTTAAGCTGGATAAGGAATATGACATAATGATAAGAGTTGGATTTCATTGTGCTCCAACAGCCCACAGGATAATGGGGACTTATGAAATTGGTGCTATGAGAATAGGTATTGGATATTTTAATGAAAAGCAAGATATAGATGCATTAATAAATGCTTTAAAAAATATAGTTTTCGAAAAATAA
- the lipA gene encoding lipoyl synthase, giving the protein MYKRKPEWLKIKIIGGQVSQDVKDILKRYSLNTVCGEANCPNRMECFNKSRATFMVLGKNCTRNCTFCNVTKGKPEKVDEKEPFNVAQAVDKLKLKYAVITSVTRDDLEDGGASHFASVVEEIRKLNKNITVEVLIPDFKGNETALKKVVDSKPDVINHNVETTPALYKEVRPMAVYKRSLEVLKRVKIMDNSILTKSGFMLGLGEKEEDIIEVLKDLRKVDCDIVTIGQYLPPSAKHHPVVEYVHPDQFKKYKEIALELGFKFVSSSPLVRSSYHADEMLEG; this is encoded by the coding sequence ACAAGTTTCTCAAGATGTAAAGGATATACTTAAAAGGTATTCATTGAATACTGTATGTGGTGAGGCAAATTGTCCTAATAGGATGGAATGTTTTAATAAAAGCAGGGCAACTTTTATGGTACTGGGAAAAAATTGTACTAGAAATTGTACTTTTTGTAATGTAACTAAAGGTAAACCTGAAAAGGTTGATGAAAAAGAACCTTTTAATGTGGCACAAGCAGTGGATAAGCTAAAACTGAAATATGCAGTAATAACATCTGTTACAAGAGATGATTTAGAAGATGGAGGAGCTTCTCATTTTGCTAGTGTTGTAGAGGAAATAAGAAAGCTTAATAAAAATATAACAGTAGAAGTTTTAATACCGGATTTTAAGGGAAATGAAACTGCACTTAAAAAGGTAGTGGATTCAAAACCTGATGTAATAAATCACAATGTAGAGACGACACCTGCTCTGTATAAAGAAGTAAGACCAATGGCAGTTTATAAGCGTTCACTGGAAGTTTTAAAAAGAGTTAAGATTATGGATAACTCAATTTTAACAAAATCAGGATTTATGTTGGGGCTTGGGGAAAAAGAAGAAGATATTATAGAAGTATTAAAGGATTTAAGAAAGGTGGATTGTGACATTGTTACAATAGGTCAGTACCTGCCACCTTCTGCAAAACATCATCCTGTTGTAGAGTATGTTCATCCTGATCAATTTAAAAAATATAAAGAAATAGCTTTAGAATTGGGTTTCAAATTTGTATCATCTTCCCCACTAGTGAGAAGCTCCTATCATGCAGATGAAATGCTTGAAGGCTAA
- the cbiM gene encoding cobalt transporter CbiM: protein MHIPDNYLSPSTCAVMAVVMLPVWAKAVKKVKSEISPKKMPMLGVCGAFSFLIMMFNVPIPGGTTAHAVGGTLIAILLGPYAATIAVTIALLIQALFFGDGGILAFGANTFNMAFIMPFVGYTLYSIIKGKLKSPKGEYIAAFVGAYVGIVAASFMASVEFGIQPLLFTDAAGKALYCPYTLQVTVPAMVGTHLLVGILEGAITAAVYAYVKKMSPDVLYEDKGGSKKPLYGLLAVLVVLCPLGLLAAGDAFGEWDSDGIKSLVGYIPKGFQNGIHYNAIAADYSIKGMNDIVGYIISAVAGIALIMIVFKVISSLRKNASDVDNRNVKVNK, encoded by the coding sequence ATGCATATTCCAGATAATTATTTAAGTCCATCAACTTGTGCTGTTATGGCAGTGGTAATGCTGCCAGTTTGGGCAAAGGCCGTAAAAAAGGTAAAAAGTGAAATAAGCCCAAAAAAAATGCCTATGCTTGGTGTTTGCGGAGCATTTTCTTTTCTTATAATGATGTTTAATGTACCTATACCGGGAGGAACAACAGCTCATGCAGTAGGGGGAACTTTGATAGCAATTTTGCTTGGACCTTATGCGGCGACTATTGCAGTTACTATAGCACTACTTATACAGGCACTTTTCTTCGGAGATGGAGGAATACTTGCCTTTGGAGCTAATACCTTTAATATGGCGTTTATAATGCCTTTTGTAGGATATACTTTGTACAGCATTATAAAAGGTAAACTGAAGAGTCCTAAAGGAGAATATATTGCAGCTTTTGTAGGAGCATATGTGGGAATTGTGGCAGCATCTTTTATGGCATCTGTTGAATTTGGTATACAGCCTTTATTATTTACAGATGCAGCTGGAAAGGCACTTTATTGTCCTTATACCTTACAAGTAACTGTACCAGCTATGGTAGGAACCCATCTTTTAGTAGGAATACTTGAAGGAGCTATAACTGCAGCAGTATATGCTTATGTTAAAAAAATGTCTCCAGATGTATTATATGAAGATAAAGGTGGAAGTAAAAAACCACTTTATGGACTTTTGGCAGTTCTTGTAGTTTTATGTCCACTAGGACTTTTAGCTGCTGGAGATGCATTTGGCGAATGGGATTCAGATGGTATTAAATCTCTTGTAGGTTACATACCTAAAGGATTTCAAAATGGAATACACTATAATGCCATTGCAGCGGATTATTCCATAAAAGGAATGAATGATATTGTAGGTTACATTATTTCAGCAGTGGCAGGAATAGCACTTATAATGATTGTATTTAAAGTAATATCTTCTTTAAGAAAAAATGCGTCAGATGTAGATAATAGAAATGTTAAAGTAAATAAATAA